One Telluria mixta DNA window includes the following coding sequences:
- a CDS encoding LacI family DNA-binding transcriptional regulator: MMDPADDTLPTNGDRPKSITLKDVARLAGLSPITVSRALHNPKLVKPDTIARVKEAAAAMGYIPNMLAGSLTTKRSQLIAAIVPQLSNSMFAETVQGLNDELSAHGYQLLLSVSNYSRQKEEDLLTAILSRQPDGIVLTGINHHPGVRKKLLATGVPVVEAWDLTPSPIDIAIGFSQERVGEKVAQYLLGKGYKRFASICARDERANRRRLALEAELQQHGMAPIATHMATPPTVMNLGREGLRAILAEGHAPDVVVCSSDVLAQGALIEAQAQGIAVPDTLGIMGFGDFDFAAYTHPPISSVHVDKRAIGVQAARALIAKIEGRPLAGNVVDVGFQLVERATTRTVG; this comes from the coding sequence ATGATGGATCCCGCAGACGACACGCTCCCCACGAACGGAGACCGCCCGAAAAGCATCACGCTCAAGGATGTCGCGCGGCTCGCGGGCCTCTCGCCGATCACGGTATCGCGCGCCCTGCACAACCCCAAACTCGTCAAGCCGGACACGATCGCGCGTGTCAAGGAAGCGGCGGCCGCGATGGGCTATATCCCGAACATGCTGGCCGGCAGCCTGACGACGAAGCGCAGCCAGCTCATCGCCGCCATCGTCCCGCAGTTGTCGAACTCGATGTTCGCGGAGACGGTGCAGGGCCTGAACGACGAGTTGTCGGCGCACGGCTACCAGTTGCTGCTGTCGGTGTCGAACTATTCGCGCCAGAAGGAAGAAGACCTGCTGACGGCGATCCTGTCGCGCCAGCCCGACGGCATCGTCCTCACCGGCATCAACCACCATCCGGGCGTGCGCAAGAAGCTGCTCGCGACCGGCGTGCCCGTCGTGGAGGCGTGGGACCTGACGCCCTCCCCCATCGACATCGCCATCGGCTTTTCGCAGGAACGGGTCGGCGAAAAGGTCGCGCAATACCTGTTAGGCAAAGGCTATAAGCGGTTCGCGTCGATCTGCGCGCGCGACGAGCGCGCGAACCGGCGCCGCCTGGCGCTGGAGGCGGAACTGCAGCAGCACGGCATGGCGCCCATCGCCACGCACATGGCAACGCCGCCGACCGTGATGAACCTGGGCCGCGAAGGCCTGCGCGCGATCCTGGCGGAAGGTCACGCGCCCGACGTCGTCGTGTGCAGCTCGGACGTGCTGGCCCAGGGTGCCCTCATCGAAGCACAGGCGCAAGGCATCGCCGTGCCGGACACGCTGGGCATCATGGGCTTCGGCGACTTCGACTTCGCCGCGTACACGCATCCCCCGATCTCGTCCGTCCACGTCGACAAGCGCGCCATCGGCGTGCAGGCGGCCCGGGCCCTGATCGCGAAGATCGAAGGACGGCCGCTGGCGGGCAATGTCGTCGACGTGGGCTTCCAGCTGGTCGAACGGGCGACGACGCGCACGGTCGGCTGA
- the garD gene encoding galactarate dehydratase: MTIPRTIRMHENDNVAIVVNAGGLPEGTVFPDGLTLRTRVPEGHKVALVDIAQGERIVRYDVTIGYALQPIARGTWIEESLVGMPAARGLDDLPRPVRDRAPLPPLEGHTFEGFRNPDGSVGTRNILAISETVQCVSGVVAFAVERIKKELLPNYPYVDDVVAIEHTYGCGVAIDAPGAEIPIRTLRNIAKNPNFGGRVMLVSLGCEKLQPARMFPAGSIPIQTPNQGLDTVCLQDAAHVGFGDMIASIMRTAEKHLAALNERRRETVPASELVVGVQCGGSDAFSGVTANPAVGFASDLLVRAGAAVMFSETTEVRDGIDQLTSRAADDDVAQAMIREMAWYDEYLKRGGVDRSANTTPGNKKGGLANITEKAMGSIIKSGTAPIAGVLSPGDKLQQKGLIYAATPASDFICGTLQLAAGMNMHVFTTGRGTPYGLAAVPVVKVATRDDLARRWHDLMDINAGRIATGEATIADVGWELFHFLLDVASGRKKTWAEHWKLHNALTLFNPAPVT, translated from the coding sequence ATGACTATTCCCCGCACCATCCGCATGCACGAGAACGACAATGTCGCCATCGTCGTCAACGCCGGCGGCCTGCCGGAAGGCACCGTTTTCCCGGATGGCCTGACATTGAGAACCCGCGTGCCTGAAGGGCACAAGGTGGCGCTCGTCGACATCGCCCAGGGTGAACGCATCGTCCGCTACGACGTGACGATCGGCTATGCGCTGCAGCCCATCGCCCGCGGCACGTGGATCGAGGAGTCGCTCGTCGGCATGCCGGCCGCGCGTGGGTTGGACGACTTGCCCAGGCCCGTCCGAGACCGCGCACCGTTGCCGCCGCTGGAAGGTCATACGTTCGAAGGTTTCCGCAATCCGGACGGCTCGGTCGGCACGCGCAACATCCTCGCCATCAGCGAGACGGTGCAGTGCGTGTCGGGCGTGGTCGCGTTCGCCGTCGAGCGTATCAAGAAAGAGCTGCTGCCGAACTACCCGTACGTGGACGACGTCGTCGCCATCGAGCACACGTACGGCTGCGGCGTCGCCATCGACGCGCCCGGCGCCGAGATCCCGATCCGGACGCTGCGCAATATCGCGAAGAACCCGAACTTCGGCGGCCGCGTGATGCTCGTGAGCCTGGGTTGCGAAAAGCTGCAGCCGGCGCGCATGTTCCCGGCCGGCTCGATCCCGATCCAGACCCCGAATCAAGGGCTGGATACCGTCTGTTTGCAGGACGCGGCCCACGTGGGCTTCGGCGACATGATCGCCTCCATCATGCGCACTGCCGAGAAGCACCTGGCGGCGCTGAACGAGCGCCGGCGCGAGACGGTGCCGGCGTCGGAACTGGTTGTCGGCGTGCAGTGCGGCGGCAGCGACGCGTTTTCCGGCGTGACCGCCAACCCGGCCGTCGGTTTCGCGAGCGACCTGCTCGTGCGGGCCGGCGCCGCCGTCATGTTTTCCGAAACGACGGAAGTCCGCGACGGCATCGACCAGCTGACGTCGCGCGCGGCCGACGACGACGTCGCCCAGGCGATGATCCGCGAAATGGCGTGGTACGACGAATACCTGAAGCGGGGCGGCGTGGACCGCAGCGCGAACACGACGCCGGGCAACAAGAAGGGCGGCCTCGCCAACATCACCGAAAAGGCGATGGGTTCCATCATCAAGTCCGGCACCGCGCCGATCGCGGGCGTGCTGTCGCCGGGCGACAAGCTGCAACAGAAAGGTCTCATCTACGCCGCCACGCCGGCCAGCGATTTCATCTGCGGCACCCTGCAGCTGGCCGCCGGCATGAACATGCACGTGTTCACGACGGGCCGCGGCACGCCGTACGGCCTGGCCGCCGTGCCCGTCGTGAAGGTCGCGACGCGCGACGATCTCGCGCGCCGCTGGCACGACCTCATGGACATCAACGCCGGCCGCATCGCAACCGGCGAAGCGACGATCGCCGACGTGGGCTGGGAACTGTTCCACTTCCTGCTCGACGTGGCGAGCGGCCGCAAGAAGACGTGGGCCGAGCACTGGAAGCTCCATAACGCGCTCACGCTCTTCAATCCGGCGCCCGTGACCTGA
- a CDS encoding porin, translated as MKKAACIALGLAAGAGAHAQTNVTIYGIADAALVSESGSAAGHQTKITSGAASASRIGFRGTEDLGNGMSAFFTLETGAKIDTGELDATNTIFNRQAFVGIRTKAGAVAFGRQYTPYHLTLTSVADPFGTGYAGTAKNLFPDNGTNVRTSNTITYTSPKVNGVHAELAYSAGEQNELSAGRQFGGALDYAQGALRVRLAYNSKNTDVAATGVNHDLGRNVLLGANYDLKWIKLYGAFGVDKGFNSATLGNANNPYGGAKPTPSTDGREILLGFSAPVGPGTLMFSTQHKDDRTHFNQDAHEWGIGYLYALSRRTGLYAAYAHIDNKNGAGYTVANNTESGTGNTGFNLGIRQTF; from the coding sequence TTGAAGAAAGCAGCATGCATCGCCCTCGGCCTGGCCGCGGGCGCGGGCGCACACGCCCAAACAAATGTGACGATCTACGGGATCGCGGACGCAGCGCTCGTCAGTGAAAGCGGCAGCGCCGCCGGTCACCAGACGAAAATCACGAGCGGCGCAGCCTCCGCGTCGCGCATCGGCTTCCGCGGCACCGAGGACCTGGGCAACGGCATGTCCGCGTTCTTCACGCTCGAGACGGGCGCGAAGATCGACACGGGCGAACTCGATGCCACGAACACGATCTTCAACCGCCAGGCGTTCGTGGGCATCAGGACGAAGGCGGGCGCGGTCGCCTTCGGCCGCCAGTACACGCCTTACCACCTGACCTTGACGTCCGTCGCCGACCCGTTCGGCACGGGCTACGCGGGCACGGCGAAAAACCTCTTCCCGGACAACGGCACCAACGTCCGCACCAGCAACACCATCACGTACACGTCGCCCAAGGTGAACGGCGTGCACGCGGAACTCGCGTACAGCGCCGGTGAGCAGAACGAATTGTCGGCGGGACGCCAGTTCGGCGGTGCGCTGGATTATGCGCAGGGCGCGCTGCGCGTGCGCCTTGCGTACAACAGCAAGAACACGGACGTGGCGGCGACGGGCGTGAACCACGACCTGGGCCGCAACGTGCTGCTCGGCGCGAACTACGACCTCAAATGGATCAAGCTGTACGGCGCGTTCGGCGTCGACAAGGGCTTCAACAGCGCCACGCTGGGCAATGCCAACAATCCGTACGGCGGCGCGAAACCGACGCCGTCGACGGACGGCCGCGAGATCCTGCTGGGCTTCTCGGCGCCCGTCGGGCCGGGCACCCTGATGTTCTCCACGCAGCACAAGGACGACCGCACACACTTCAACCAGGATGCCCACGAGTGGGGCATCGGCTACCTGTACGCGCTGTCCAGGCGCACGGGCCTGTACGCGGCGTACGCACATATCGATAACAAGAACGGCGCCGGCTACACGGTCGCCAACAACACGGAGTCGGGTACGGGCAACACCGGCTTCAACCTGGGCATCCGCCAGACGTTCTGA
- a CDS encoding MFS transporter — MEHTTTAAMPAATTKLASRTRWGILAILFIVTTVNYADRASISIAGPEIRKALGLSPVEMGFIFSAFAWSYVAAQLPGGWLLDRFGSKITYFFSIFLWSLFTLLTGGVGFLTGAAAVGTLFVLRFLVGAAEAPSFPGNSRITSAWFPTHERGLASALFNSAQYFATVLFAPIMGWLVHAFGWESVFIVMGGLGIALAFVWLKVIHGPKDHPSVSASELKYIEEGGALVDLDGAKRSSQAPAVDTLACVKELLGNRMLLGVYIGQYCINTLTYFFLTWFPVYLVQERHMTILKAGFVASLPAIAGFLGGVVGGTISDRLAKAGFSLSMSRKVPIVCGMLLSMSMIACNYIDTDAVVVAVMALAFFGKGVGALGWAVVADTSPKEAGGLSGALFNTFGNIAGITTPIVIGYILQGTGSFAGALVYVGANAAVAIFSYVFIVGEIKRVKLVKSLR, encoded by the coding sequence ATGGAGCACACAACGACCGCGGCCATGCCGGCCGCAACAACCAAACTCGCGTCGCGCACGCGCTGGGGCATACTCGCGATCCTGTTCATCGTCACGACGGTCAACTACGCGGACCGGGCCTCGATCTCGATCGCCGGTCCGGAAATCCGCAAGGCCCTGGGCCTGTCGCCCGTCGAGATGGGTTTTATTTTTTCCGCGTTCGCGTGGTCGTACGTGGCGGCGCAGTTGCCCGGCGGCTGGCTGCTCGACCGCTTCGGTTCGAAGATCACCTATTTCTTCAGCATCTTCCTGTGGTCGCTGTTCACGCTGTTGACGGGCGGCGTCGGCTTCCTCACCGGCGCCGCTGCCGTGGGCACACTGTTCGTGCTGCGTTTCCTCGTCGGCGCCGCGGAAGCGCCTTCGTTCCCGGGCAACAGCCGCATCACGTCGGCCTGGTTCCCCACGCACGAACGGGGCCTCGCGTCCGCGCTGTTCAACTCCGCCCAGTATTTCGCGACCGTGCTGTTCGCGCCGATCATGGGCTGGCTCGTGCACGCCTTCGGCTGGGAGAGCGTGTTCATCGTGATGGGCGGCCTCGGGATCGCGCTGGCCTTCGTCTGGTTGAAAGTCATCCACGGGCCGAAGGACCACCCGTCCGTGAGCGCCAGCGAACTGAAATACATCGAGGAGGGCGGCGCGCTCGTCGACCTCGATGGCGCAAAGCGCTCGTCGCAGGCACCGGCGGTCGACACGCTCGCCTGCGTCAAGGAGTTGCTGGGCAACCGCATGCTGCTGGGCGTGTACATCGGTCAGTACTGCATCAACACGCTGACCTACTTCTTCCTCACGTGGTTCCCCGTGTACCTCGTGCAGGAGCGCCACATGACGATCCTGAAGGCGGGCTTCGTCGCGTCGCTGCCCGCCATCGCCGGCTTCCTCGGCGGCGTCGTGGGCGGCACGATCTCCGACCGCCTCGCGAAGGCCGGCTTCTCGCTGTCGATGTCGCGCAAGGTGCCGATCGTGTGCGGCATGCTGCTGTCGATGAGCATGATCGCCTGTAATTACATCGACACCGACGCCGTCGTCGTCGCCGTGATGGCGCTGGCGTTCTTCGGCAAGGGCGTCGGCGCGCTGGGCTGGGCCGTCGTCGCGGACACGTCGCCGAAGGAAGCGGGCGGCCTGTCCGGCGCGCTGTTCAACACCTTCGGCAACATCGCGGGCATCACGACGCCGATCGTCATCGGCTACATCCTGCAGGGCACGGGCTCGTTCGCGGGCGCCCTGGTGTACGTGGGCGCGAATGCGGCCGTCGCGATCTTCAGCTATGTGTTCATCGTGGGCGAGATCAAGCGCGTGAAGCTGGTGAAGTCCCTGCGCTGA
- a CDS encoding methyl-accepting chemotaxis protein, with the protein MLTHLKIRTRLALSFGIVVALMLAIAAIALVRLDATSRAIAQATAISEKQMGPLYDIREALAQTGIEARNAFIMTDDAQARQELDLLDRQRARYLERLDALQPVLGGRPEFDKASAGLRQMAKELDRPRKYREAHAMEEYSAFLINECTPLRKKIVVDLDEAIKAIQSDMNAAGRDVAAVSGQSTWIVMAISALAVAVAVVLALAVTATIVRPVMRACAFAQAVERGDLTMPLDARAGDELGAMMRTLHAMRLGLQRIVHEVRDGADVITTVTQEIASGNADLSQRTESQASSLEQTAASMETLTATVRRNAATAQAAGAVAGTASAVAAQGGDVMGQVVNKMAAIDGAAARIVDIIQVIDGIAFQTNILALNAAVEAARAGEQGRGFAVVAGEVRSLAQRSAGAAREIKVLIEESVAAIADGSGLVRHAGATMEQIVANVSELAARMQEIVAASDDQAVHVREINQAVLHVDGLTQQNAALVEEASAAAQALHEQSMRLADNVGRFRTGAHDARTLALA; encoded by the coding sequence ATGCTCACTCACCTGAAAATCCGCACCCGCCTCGCCCTCAGCTTCGGTATCGTCGTCGCGCTGATGCTCGCCATCGCGGCCATCGCGCTCGTGCGCCTCGACGCCACATCGCGCGCGATCGCGCAGGCCACCGCGATCAGCGAAAAGCAGATGGGGCCGCTGTACGACATCCGCGAAGCGCTGGCCCAGACCGGGATCGAGGCGCGCAACGCGTTCATCATGACCGACGATGCGCAGGCGCGGCAGGAGCTCGACCTCCTCGATCGGCAGCGCGCGAGGTACCTGGAGCGGCTCGACGCACTGCAGCCGGTGCTGGGCGGCCGGCCCGAATTCGACAAGGCGAGCGCAGGGCTGCGCCAGATGGCAAAGGAACTCGACCGCCCGCGCAAGTACCGCGAAGCGCATGCGATGGAAGAATATTCGGCCTTCCTCATCAACGAGTGCACGCCGCTGCGCAAGAAGATCGTCGTGGATCTCGACGAGGCCATCAAGGCGATCCAGTCCGACATGAACGCGGCGGGCCGCGACGTCGCCGCGGTGAGCGGCCAGTCGACGTGGATCGTCATGGCGATTTCCGCGCTTGCGGTGGCCGTGGCCGTCGTGCTGGCGCTGGCCGTGACGGCGACGATCGTGCGTCCTGTGATGCGCGCGTGTGCGTTCGCCCAGGCCGTCGAGCGCGGCGACCTGACGATGCCGCTCGATGCGCGCGCCGGCGACGAACTGGGTGCCATGATGCGCACGCTGCATGCGATGCGCCTCGGCCTGCAGCGCATCGTCCATGAAGTGCGCGACGGGGCGGACGTGATCACCACCGTGACGCAGGAAATCGCAAGCGGCAATGCCGACCTGTCGCAGCGCACCGAGTCGCAGGCGTCGTCGCTCGAGCAGACCGCCGCGTCGATGGAGACGCTGACGGCGACCGTGCGCCGCAACGCAGCCACGGCGCAGGCGGCGGGTGCGGTCGCGGGCACGGCTTCCGCGGTCGCCGCTCAGGGCGGCGACGTGATGGGTCAGGTCGTAAACAAGATGGCGGCCATCGACGGCGCCGCCGCACGCATCGTCGACATCATCCAGGTCATCGACGGCATCGCCTTCCAGACCAATATCCTGGCGCTGAACGCGGCGGTGGAAGCCGCACGCGCGGGCGAACAGGGGCGCGGCTTCGCCGTCGTCGCCGGCGAAGTGCGTTCGCTGGCCCAGCGCTCGGCCGGCGCCGCGCGCGAGATCAAGGTGCTCATCGAGGAATCGGTGGCCGCCATCGCCGACGGCTCGGGCCTGGTGCGCCACGCGGGCGCGACGATGGAACAGATCGTCGCCAACGTCTCCGAACTCGCCGCGCGGATGCAGGAGATCGTGGCCGCCAGCGACGACCAGGCGGTCCACGTACGCGAAATCAACCAGGCCGTCCTGCACGTGGACGGCCTGACCCAGCAGAACGCGGCGCTCGTCGAGGAGGCGTCCGCCGCCGCGCAGGCGCTGCATGAGCAGTCGATGCGCCTGGCGGACAACGTCGGCCGGTTCCGCACCGGCGCACACGACGCGCGCACGCTGGCGCTGGCCTGA
- a CDS encoding beta-N-acetylhexosaminidase yields the protein MRMFAVLSFVCLTGHVHAQDIVPRPAQLQRGIGEYVLGPSTRIVASGKALPEAATLRDYLRPATGFDLPVSAHDSANAIRLRLDAKADLGKEGYRLVSDTRGVTISAAQPAGLFYGIQTLRQMLPADIHRQAVVKRTWTLPAVVIEDAPRFSWRGSHLDVARHFMPKEFVLKHIELLAQHKMNVFHWHLTDDQGWRIEIRRYPRLTQVGAWRRDSMLAYAPPRYDGKPHGGFYTQDDIREVVAYAAARHVTIVPEIEMPGHAQAAVAAYPELGNRPDRTLQVGTDWGVIPHVFNVEDGTITFLQHVLDEVMDLFPGQTIHVGGDECPKTEWAQSPAALARMKQLGLVPATATLTDIQNYRDAQGKPAEHPALHGLQSWFIGRMDAHLTQHGRRLIGWDEILEGGLAPGAAVMSWRGEAGGIKAAGAGHDVVMTPERETYFDFYQADPKSPGFREPMGVRDVTTLARVYAYDPLPAALPASQARYVLGSQAQLWTEYMATPRDVEYMAWPRLVALAEGLWTPKERKDYAGFEARMPAALGRLQVQDVNYRPLQGPR from the coding sequence ATGCGCATGTTCGCCGTCCTGTCTTTCGTCTGCCTGACCGGCCATGTCCACGCACAGGACATCGTGCCCCGTCCGGCCCAGCTCCAGCGCGGCATCGGCGAGTACGTGCTTGGCCCATCCACCCGCATCGTCGCCAGCGGCAAGGCGCTGCCCGAAGCGGCGACCCTGCGCGACTACCTGCGCCCGGCCACCGGCTTCGACCTGCCGGTGAGCGCACATGACAGCGCCAACGCGATCCGCCTGCGCCTCGACGCGAAGGCGGACCTGGGCAAGGAGGGCTACCGCCTCGTGAGCGACACCCGCGGCGTGACCATCTCGGCGGCGCAGCCGGCGGGCCTGTTCTACGGCATCCAGACGCTGCGCCAGATGCTCCCGGCCGACATCCATCGCCAGGCGGTCGTCAAGCGGACGTGGACGCTGCCGGCCGTCGTCATCGAGGACGCGCCGCGCTTTTCGTGGCGCGGCAGCCACCTGGACGTCGCACGCCACTTCATGCCGAAGGAGTTCGTGCTGAAGCACATCGAGTTGCTGGCCCAGCACAAGATGAACGTCTTCCACTGGCACCTGACGGACGACCAGGGCTGGCGCATCGAGATCAGGCGCTATCCGCGCCTGACGCAGGTGGGGGCGTGGCGGCGCGACAGCATGCTTGCGTATGCGCCGCCGCGCTACGACGGCAAGCCGCACGGCGGTTTTTATACGCAGGACGACATCCGCGAAGTGGTCGCCTACGCGGCCGCGCGCCACGTGACGATCGTGCCCGAAATCGAGATGCCGGGCCATGCGCAGGCCGCCGTCGCCGCGTATCCCGAACTGGGCAACCGGCCGGACCGGACACTCCAGGTGGGCACCGACTGGGGCGTGATCCCGCACGTATTCAACGTGGAAGACGGCACCATCACCTTTCTTCAACATGTGCTGGACGAGGTGATGGACCTGTTCCCGGGCCAGACCATCCACGTGGGCGGCGACGAATGCCCGAAGACGGAATGGGCCCAATCGCCCGCCGCGCTGGCGCGCATGAAGCAGCTGGGTCTCGTGCCGGCGACGGCCACGCTCACGGACATCCAGAACTACCGCGACGCGCAGGGCAAGCCGGCCGAACATCCCGCGCTGCACGGCCTGCAAAGCTGGTTCATCGGACGCATGGATGCGCACCTGACGCAGCACGGCCGCCGCCTGATCGGCTGGGACGAGATTCTGGAAGGCGGCCTCGCGCCGGGTGCGGCCGTGATGAGCTGGCGCGGCGAGGCTGGCGGCATCAAGGCTGCCGGCGCCGGGCACGACGTCGTCATGACGCCCGAACGCGAGACCTATTTCGACTTTTACCAGGCCGACCCGAAGAGCCCGGGCTTCCGCGAACCGATGGGCGTGCGCGACGTGACGACGCTCGCGCGCGTGTACGCGTACGACCCGCTGCCGGCCGCGCTGCCGGCGTCCCAGGCAAGGTACGTGCTGGGCAGCCAGGCGCAGTTGTGGACGGAATACATGGCGACGCCGCGCGACGTCGAATACATGGCCTGGCCGCGCCTCGTGGCGCTGGCCGAAGGCCTGTGGACACCGAAGGAACGTAAGGACTACGCGGGGTTCGAGGCACGGATGCCAGCGGCACTGGGCCGCCTGCAGGTGCAGGACGTGAACTACCGTCCTTTGCAAGGGCCGCGCTGA
- a CDS encoding 3-hydroxybutyrate dehydrogenase has protein sequence MNMQDKVAVVTGAASGIGKEIAKTYFDHGAKVAIADLNLEAAQAVAREFDPTGERALAVAMDVTNEEQVDAGIAQVAEQFGGIDVLVSNAGIQIVAPVDEFKFFDWKKMLAIHLDGAFLTTRACLKRMYAQGRGGTVIYMGSVHSKEASVLKAPYVAAKHGLVGLAKVVAKEGAKHGVRANVICPGFVRTPLVDKQIPEQAKELGISEEDVVKKVMLKETVDGEFTTVEDVAQTALFLATFPSNALTGQSIVVSHGWFMQ, from the coding sequence ATGAACATGCAGGACAAAGTCGCCGTCGTCACGGGCGCCGCCAGCGGCATCGGCAAAGAGATCGCGAAGACCTATTTCGACCACGGCGCGAAGGTCGCCATCGCGGACCTCAACCTCGAAGCCGCGCAGGCCGTCGCGCGCGAATTCGATCCGACCGGCGAGCGCGCGCTGGCCGTCGCGATGGACGTGACGAACGAGGAACAGGTCGACGCGGGCATCGCGCAAGTGGCGGAGCAATTCGGCGGCATCGACGTGCTCGTGTCGAACGCGGGCATCCAGATCGTCGCGCCGGTCGACGAATTCAAGTTCTTCGACTGGAAGAAGATGCTCGCGATTCACCTGGACGGCGCTTTCCTCACAACGCGCGCCTGCCTGAAGCGGATGTATGCGCAGGGCCGCGGCGGCACCGTGATCTACATGGGGTCCGTGCACTCGAAGGAGGCGTCCGTGCTGAAGGCACCGTACGTCGCCGCGAAGCACGGCCTCGTCGGCCTGGCCAAGGTGGTCGCGAAAGAAGGCGCGAAACACGGCGTGCGCGCGAACGTGATCTGCCCCGGCTTCGTGCGCACGCCGCTCGTCGACAAGCAGATCCCGGAACAGGCGAAGGAACTCGGGATCAGCGAGGAAGACGTCGTCAAGAAGGTCATGCTGAAGGAGACCGTCGACGGCGAGTTCACCACCGTGGAAGACGTCGCGCAGACGGCGCTGTTCCTCGCGACCTTCCCGTCGAATGCGTTGACGGGTCAGTCGATCGTCGTCAGCCACGGCTGGTTCATGCAGTAA
- a CDS encoding patatin-like phospholipase family protein, whose product MALVLQGGGALGAYQAGVYEKLLEAGVEPTWVSGISIGAINSAIIAGNPRERRVERLREFWELVSTASDGIVGDRWTGVPLVDTLHAWVNQIAAGRVLVQGVPGFFEPRLPPPFLAWPGAGATSFYNTAPLRATLERLVDFDRINAREMRLSIGAVNVRTGNFAYFDNAKDQIRPEHVMASGALPPGFDAVEIDGERYWDGGMVSNTPLDWVLSARSRLHTLVFQVDLWSARGDVPRDLAAVATRMKEIQYSSRTRNATDAFRRTEKLRTAFNELLAMMPPELAATPQAQMLAEASDPALYNIVELVYRSPTYEGQYKDFEFSRRTMKEHWQAGYEDATKTLAHEEIFQLPRFECNPATYDFLTTPAHPLPLPTSAEKDPS is encoded by the coding sequence ATCGCACTCGTGCTGCAAGGCGGCGGCGCGCTCGGTGCGTACCAGGCCGGCGTGTACGAAAAGCTGCTGGAAGCTGGTGTCGAACCCACGTGGGTGTCCGGCATTTCGATCGGCGCCATCAACAGTGCGATCATCGCGGGCAATCCGCGCGAACGGCGGGTCGAGCGCCTGCGCGAATTCTGGGAGCTGGTCAGCACGGCCAGCGACGGCATCGTGGGCGACCGGTGGACCGGCGTGCCGCTCGTCGACACGCTGCACGCCTGGGTCAACCAGATCGCGGCCGGACGCGTGCTCGTGCAGGGCGTGCCCGGCTTCTTCGAGCCGCGCCTGCCGCCGCCCTTCCTCGCATGGCCCGGCGCCGGCGCGACGAGTTTCTACAATACTGCCCCACTTCGGGCGACCCTTGAACGTCTCGTCGATTTCGACCGCATCAACGCGCGCGAGATGCGGCTGTCGATCGGCGCCGTCAACGTCAGGACCGGCAACTTCGCCTATTTCGACAATGCCAAGGACCAAATCCGGCCGGAGCACGTGATGGCCAGCGGCGCGCTGCCGCCCGGCTTCGACGCGGTGGAGATCGACGGCGAACGTTACTGGGACGGCGGCATGGTGTCGAACACGCCGCTCGACTGGGTGCTGTCCGCGCGGTCGCGCCTGCACACGCTCGTGTTCCAGGTCGACCTGTGGAGCGCGCGCGGCGACGTGCCGCGCGACCTCGCCGCCGTCGCCACGCGCATGAAGGAGATCCAGTATTCGAGCCGCACCCGCAACGCCACCGACGCATTCCGCCGCACGGAAAAGCTGCGTACCGCGTTCAACGAACTGCTGGCCATGATGCCGCCCGAACTGGCCGCGACGCCGCAGGCGCAGATGCTCGCGGAAGCGTCCGATCCCGCGCTGTACAACATCGTCGAACTGGTCTACCGGTCGCCGACGTACGAAGGCCAGTACAAGGATTTCGAATTCTCGCGGCGCACGATGAAGGAACACTGGCAGGCCGGCTATGAGGATGCGACGAAGACGCTCGCCCATGAAGAGATCTTCCAGCTGCCGCGCTTCGAGTGCAACCCGGCCACCTACGATTTCCTGACGACGCCCGCGCACCCGCTTCCCCTCCCCACCTCCGCAGAAAAGGACCCATCATGA
- a CDS encoding carboxymuconolactone decarboxylase family protein — MRKGIATNFNAFKVEREDGALMGPWNPWLHEPAIGKAIWNLTLAMTANATLPDKARQIAILVVGARYNAAYELYAHVAVAEREGMSAERLAALVAGQKPVDLTREENVAFDFSYALARGGVLPEPLYRLAVDTFGQHGANELIYLVGLYALVSTTLNGFNVPVPERE; from the coding sequence ATGCGTAAAGGAATTGCCACCAACTTCAATGCCTTCAAGGTCGAACGCGAGGACGGCGCCCTGATGGGGCCCTGGAATCCCTGGCTGCACGAGCCGGCGATCGGCAAGGCCATCTGGAACCTCACGCTCGCGATGACGGCCAATGCGACCTTGCCCGACAAGGCGCGCCAGATCGCCATCCTCGTCGTGGGGGCGCGCTACAACGCGGCGTACGAATTGTATGCGCACGTCGCCGTCGCGGAGCGCGAAGGCATGTCGGCCGAACGGCTCGCGGCCCTCGTCGCCGGGCAGAAGCCCGTCGACCTCACGCGCGAGGAAAATGTCGCGTTCGATTTCTCGTACGCGCTCGCGCGCGGCGGCGTGCTGCCGGAGCCGCTGTACCGGCTTGCCGTCGATACGTTCGGCCAGCATGGCGCCAATGAGCTGATCTACCTCGTCGGCCTGTATGCACTCGTGTCGACGACGCTGAACGGCTTCAACGTGCCGGTGCCGGAACGTGAATAA